In a genomic window of Arthrobacter woluwensis:
- a CDS encoding DUF3592 domain-containing protein has protein sequence MPRKRPAAATAEKGLWPRVKGWFYTALMIAILLVGPAFAVAGFVMVAHDDDLLAHGARTPGVVVRVEDGQKASNRQITVSYSDDAGEPLTVRALIPTELHPAEGDPVTVVHEPGNPSRAVVEGYETWGIFFRGVGLFVTFLLLIPVVLVFLVKGIRRLRGRGRGRKATA, from the coding sequence ATGCCGAGGAAACGGCCGGCCGCAGCGACGGCGGAGAAGGGTCTGTGGCCAAGGGTCAAGGGCTGGTTCTACACCGCTCTTATGATCGCGATCCTGCTGGTCGGGCCCGCGTTCGCCGTGGCCGGCTTCGTGATGGTCGCCCACGACGACGACCTCCTCGCCCACGGGGCCCGGACGCCCGGCGTCGTGGTCAGGGTGGAGGACGGCCAGAAGGCGAGCAATCGCCAGATCACCGTGTCCTACTCCGATGACGCAGGCGAACCGCTGACCGTCCGGGCCCTCATCCCCACCGAACTCCATCCGGCAGAAGGCGACCCGGTGACCGTGGTGCACGAACCCGGCAACCCGTCCCGCGCCGTCGTGGAGGGGTACGAGACCTGGGGGATCTTCTTCCGAGGCGTGGGTCTGTTCGTGACGTTCCTGCTGCTGATCCCGGTGGTGCTGGTGTTCCTGGTGAAGGGGATCCGGCGGCTCCGGGGGCGTGGGCGTGGCCGGAAAGCGACCGCCTGA
- a CDS encoding HAD family hydrolase, whose product MTILTEHAVADIEDQQQNPTAHLIALDVDGTLVDHDGHMSPGVREAAQAVVAAGHQVIIATGRSLNATLPIVELIGLTEGYVVCCNGGVTLRLDPTLADGYEVIHRETFDPAPALTALRKRLPVAKYALEDSEGRFLSTERFQDASFGVEATAVDFHEMLEAEAVRVVVFSSENTSEDFTEAIVGIGLSGVTYSVGWTAWLDIAAAGVTKASALERLRDSLGWDATRTLAMGDGRNDVEMLAWAARGVAMGQAPDEVRAVADEITASVDDDGAARVLRSLLA is encoded by the coding sequence ATGACCATTTTGACTGAACATGCAGTCGCTGACATCGAAGATCAGCAGCAGAATCCCACCGCCCACCTCATCGCCCTGGACGTCGACGGCACCCTCGTGGACCACGACGGCCACATGTCGCCCGGCGTCCGTGAAGCCGCTCAGGCCGTCGTCGCCGCAGGTCACCAGGTGATCATCGCGACCGGCCGTTCCCTGAACGCCACCCTTCCGATCGTCGAGCTCATCGGCCTCACCGAAGGCTATGTGGTGTGCTGCAACGGCGGCGTCACGCTCCGCCTCGACCCCACCCTGGCCGATGGCTACGAAGTCATCCACCGCGAGACCTTCGACCCCGCTCCGGCCCTCACCGCGCTCCGCAAGCGCCTGCCCGTCGCGAAGTACGCCCTGGAGGATTCCGAGGGCCGTTTCCTCTCCACCGAACGCTTCCAGGACGCGAGCTTCGGCGTCGAGGCCACCGCGGTCGACTTCCACGAAATGCTGGAGGCGGAAGCCGTGCGCGTGGTGGTCTTCAGCTCCGAGAACACCTCCGAGGACTTCACCGAGGCGATCGTCGGCATCGGTCTGAGCGGCGTCACCTACTCGGTCGGCTGGACGGCGTGGCTGGACATCGCCGCGGCCGGCGTCACCAAGGCCAGCGCCCTCGAACGGCTCCGGGATTCCCTCGGATGGGATGCCACGCGCACGCTCGCCATGGGCGACGGCCGCAACGACGTCGAGATGCTCGCCTGGGCCGCCCGCGGCGTCGCCATGGGCCAGGCCCCCGACGAGGTCCGGGCCGTGGCGGACGAGATCACGGCCTCCGTGGACGACGACGGCGCGGCACGCGTCCTGCGTTCCCTCCTCGCGTAG
- the dacB gene encoding D-alanyl-D-alanine carboxypeptidase/D-alanyl-D-alanine endopeptidase, with product MSTPPWQLPPSAPALQSGGLRSRAPQPSPSALSALLGKTLVPDGDGSFAAQVVDAASGAVLYSRTADDARTPASNMKLLTAAAALQSLGPDSRFTTEVIRTGPSSLAIRGGGDVLLTAGASQPDEVMGHAGLATLAARTVAQLRTAGVKGKVTVAGDAGLFSGPALNPAVDPGDVAAGETAPVAPMALNSARTDPDVLTGPRPQDQTATVVKAFLAALTTAGATGGSPLTFVAGGKAGPGDVLAGVDSATVTEQVSWMLQHSDNFLTDVLGRMVAVKSGRPGSYAGAIAAVRSELDQLGLDTRGMVIADLSGLSAANRVSPAQFAALIRLMTTGSNAALRAALDGFPVAGLSGTLNARYGDASSKGGAGLVRAKTGTLNTVLSLSGYVVDADGRLLVFSFIGNGLTPGAAGNKAALDDSATVLAGCGCR from the coding sequence GTGAGCACCCCGCCGTGGCAGCTGCCGCCCTCCGCACCGGCCCTGCAGAGCGGCGGCCTGCGTTCCAGGGCCCCGCAACCGTCTCCGTCGGCGCTGTCCGCGCTGCTCGGCAAGACCCTGGTGCCCGACGGCGACGGAAGCTTCGCCGCCCAGGTCGTGGACGCGGCGTCGGGAGCGGTCCTGTACTCGCGCACCGCTGACGACGCACGCACTCCGGCCTCCAATATGAAGCTGCTGACCGCCGCCGCGGCGCTCCAGTCGCTCGGCCCGGACAGCCGCTTCACGACCGAGGTCATCCGCACGGGTCCGTCCTCCCTGGCGATCCGGGGCGGGGGAGACGTCCTGCTCACCGCGGGCGCCTCGCAGCCGGACGAGGTGATGGGGCACGCCGGGCTGGCGACGCTCGCCGCCCGCACGGTCGCGCAGCTGCGGACCGCCGGGGTGAAGGGCAAGGTGACGGTCGCGGGGGACGCCGGGCTGTTCAGCGGTCCGGCACTGAACCCGGCCGTCGACCCGGGTGACGTCGCCGCGGGGGAGACCGCGCCCGTCGCGCCGATGGCGCTGAACTCCGCGCGCACGGACCCCGACGTGCTCACCGGACCCCGTCCGCAGGATCAGACGGCCACCGTGGTCAAGGCGTTCCTGGCCGCGCTCACCACGGCGGGCGCGACCGGCGGGAGCCCTCTGACCTTCGTGGCCGGCGGCAAGGCCGGGCCGGGCGACGTCCTGGCCGGCGTGGACTCCGCCACGGTCACCGAACAGGTGTCCTGGATGCTCCAGCACTCGGACAACTTCCTGACCGATGTCCTGGGCCGGATGGTCGCTGTGAAGTCCGGCCGGCCCGGAAGCTATGCCGGCGCCATCGCAGCCGTCCGGAGCGAACTCGACCAGCTCGGACTGGACACCCGGGGCATGGTGATCGCCGACCTGAGCGGTCTCTCGGCGGCCAACCGGGTCAGCCCCGCCCAGTTCGCCGCGCTGATCCGGCTCATGACCACCGGGTCCAACGCCGCGCTGCGGGCCGCGCTGGACGGCTTCCCGGTGGCGGGGCTCAGCGGAACGCTCAACGCCCGCTACGGAGACGCCTCCAGCAAGGGCGGTGCGGGCCTGGTCCGCGCGAAGACCGGCACGCTCAACACCGTGCTCAGTCTTTCGGGCTATGTGGTGGACGCGGACGGACGGCTCCTGGTCTTCTCCTTCATCGGGAACGGCCTCACGCCGGGCGCGGCAGGCAACAAGGCCGCCCTCGACGATTCGGCGACGGTGCTCGCCGGCTGCGGCTGCCGTTGA
- the ftsH gene encoding ATP-dependent zinc metalloprotease FtsH: protein MKLKNIAKGPWIWIVVAVAIMLLAFATFAPGGPAQIDTNKGLELLSQSGKVDQAKIIDGENRVSLTLKDSLSVDGQDKGKDVYFKYVDARAKDVVTAVNDAKPSKGFQDQPVESNWFSGLLSLLLPVLLLVLLFWFLMSRMQGGGSKVMQFGKSRAKMLSKDMPQVTFADVAGADEAVEELHEIKEFLREPGKFQALGAKIPKGVLLYGPPGTGKTLLARAVAGEAGVPFFSISGSDFVEMFVGVGASRVRDLFEQAKANSPAIIFVDEIDAVGRHRGVGIGGGNDEREQTLNQMLVEMDGFDAKTNVIMIAATNRPDILDPALLRPGRFDRQVPVDAPDRKGREDILKVHAKGKPLAPGVDLNAVAKKTPGYTGADLANVLNEAALLTARSNADLIDDRALDEGVDRVMGGPQRRSRTQKEHDRKITAYHEGGHALVAAALHNAPPVTKVTILPRGRAGGYTLVVPDDDPQGYTRNELLDRMAWAMGGRVAEEIVFHDPTTGASNDIEQATTTARRMVTELGMSEKVGAIKVAGGVSNVMGAGRGGDDSGVTISNELAALVDEEVRRLLDDAHDEAYSVLTENRDILDAMALELLEKETINQADVERLTAGVRKPVQRPIWLSKESRPVQHIAPVQSSREKAQLAAQQVPASAESDSAPHVIEDDGQPEGPQGL from the coding sequence ATGAAACTCAAAAATATCGCCAAGGGTCCCTGGATCTGGATCGTCGTCGCGGTGGCCATCATGCTCCTCGCCTTCGCCACCTTCGCGCCGGGTGGACCCGCGCAGATCGACACCAACAAGGGTCTCGAGCTGCTGTCGCAGTCGGGCAAGGTGGACCAGGCCAAGATCATCGACGGCGAGAACCGGGTGAGCCTCACCCTCAAGGACTCCCTCAGCGTCGACGGCCAGGATAAGGGCAAGGACGTCTACTTCAAGTACGTGGACGCCCGCGCCAAGGACGTCGTCACCGCGGTGAACGACGCCAAGCCGTCCAAGGGCTTCCAGGACCAGCCGGTCGAGAGCAACTGGTTCTCCGGTCTGCTGTCCCTGCTGCTGCCCGTGCTGCTGCTCGTCCTCCTCTTCTGGTTCCTCATGTCCCGGATGCAGGGCGGCGGCTCCAAGGTCATGCAGTTCGGCAAGTCCCGGGCCAAGATGCTCAGCAAGGACATGCCGCAGGTGACCTTCGCGGACGTCGCCGGCGCCGATGAGGCGGTGGAGGAGCTCCACGAGATCAAGGAGTTCCTGCGCGAGCCCGGCAAGTTCCAGGCCCTCGGCGCCAAGATCCCGAAGGGCGTGCTGCTCTACGGCCCTCCCGGCACCGGCAAGACCCTGCTGGCCCGCGCCGTCGCCGGCGAGGCCGGGGTCCCCTTCTTCTCCATCTCGGGCTCGGACTTCGTCGAGATGTTCGTCGGCGTGGGCGCCTCGCGTGTCCGTGACCTGTTCGAGCAGGCCAAGGCCAACAGCCCGGCCATCATCTTCGTGGATGAGATCGACGCCGTCGGCCGTCACCGCGGCGTCGGCATCGGCGGCGGCAATGACGAGCGCGAGCAGACCCTCAACCAGATGCTCGTGGAGATGGACGGCTTCGACGCCAAGACCAACGTCATCATGATCGCGGCGACCAACCGCCCCGACATCCTGGACCCCGCCCTGCTGCGTCCCGGCCGCTTCGACCGCCAGGTCCCGGTGGACGCCCCGGACCGCAAGGGTCGCGAGGACATCCTCAAGGTGCACGCCAAGGGCAAGCCGTTGGCGCCCGGCGTCGACCTCAACGCCGTCGCCAAGAAGACCCCGGGCTACACCGGCGCCGACCTGGCCAACGTGCTGAACGAGGCCGCGCTGCTCACGGCCCGCTCCAACGCGGACCTGATCGACGACCGTGCCCTGGACGAGGGCGTGGACCGCGTGATGGGCGGCCCGCAGCGCCGCAGCCGCACGCAGAAGGAACATGACCGCAAGATCACCGCGTACCACGAGGGCGGCCACGCCCTGGTGGCGGCGGCCCTGCACAACGCCCCGCCCGTCACCAAGGTGACCATCCTGCCGCGCGGCCGCGCCGGCGGCTACACCCTGGTGGTGCCGGACGACGATCCGCAGGGCTACACCCGCAACGAACTCCTGGACCGCATGGCCTGGGCCATGGGCGGCCGCGTGGCCGAGGAGATCGTGTTCCACGACCCCACCACGGGCGCCTCCAACGACATCGAGCAGGCCACCACCACGGCCCGCCGCATGGTCACCGAGCTCGGCATGAGCGAGAAGGTCGGCGCCATCAAGGTCGCCGGCGGCGTCTCCAACGTCATGGGCGCCGGCCGCGGCGGCGATGACAGCGGAGTCACCATCTCCAACGAACTCGCGGCTCTGGTCGACGAAGAGGTGCGCCGGCTCCTGGACGACGCCCATGACGAGGCGTACTCCGTGCTGACCGAGAACCGGGACATCCTGGACGCCATGGCGCTGGAGCTCCTCGAGAAGGAGACCATCAACCAGGCCGATGTGGAGCGTCTGACGGCAGGCGTGCGCAAGCCCGTCCAGCGTCCGATCTGGCTCTCCAAGGAGTCCCGCCCGGTGCAGCACATCGCGCCGGTGCAGTCCAGCCGCGAAAAGGCCCAGCTGGCCGCTCAGCAGGTCCCGGCCTCGGCCGAGTCGGACTCCGCACCGCATGTGATCGAAGATGACGGACAGCCCGAAGGCCCGCAGGGTCTCTGA
- the tilS gene encoding tRNA lysidine(34) synthetase TilS — MSEADVPGASADGVTPAVPGSVDAADPAPGPDGRPRGRRSKGRLAPVLGTARLHLRQALEDEGYLPRNMARGERALNSSGEGPLRVLVALSGGPDSLALAATTAFYARGGMFEAGAVVVDHQLQEGSAEVARRAAEQARDLGLDPVQVVTVTVPDTGDGPEASARIVRHAALEAAARDAGAQAVLLGHTLDDQAEQVLLALARGSGTRALSGIPRRRDFPDGAYLRPFLDLRREDTEAVCEAEGLEPWQDPSNADPAFARSRVRTVVMPFLEQQLGPGVAASLHRSAHILAADAAFLDAESERHFAALAVTREDGVIELPEQGLRDLPEALRVRVVALAVTALGGSPSYERLQAAVALLKRQGSAGPVQLPGKVSVHRLPRPKGARRGSGEYGKLVLRSTGGRAADAGLTGQG, encoded by the coding sequence GTGTCTGAGGCGGACGTTCCGGGGGCTTCCGCGGACGGCGTGACACCCGCGGTGCCCGGCTCAGTGGACGCCGCCGATCCCGCACCCGGCCCCGACGGGCGGCCCCGCGGACGCCGCAGCAAGGGGAGGCTCGCCCCGGTCCTGGGCACGGCGCGGCTGCACCTGCGCCAGGCGCTCGAGGACGAAGGATACCTGCCTCGGAATATGGCTCGCGGTGAGCGGGCGCTGAATTCGTCGGGTGAAGGTCCGTTGAGAGTGCTCGTGGCTCTGAGCGGAGGCCCGGATTCCTTGGCCCTGGCCGCCACCACCGCGTTCTATGCCCGGGGCGGCATGTTCGAGGCCGGTGCCGTGGTGGTGGATCACCAGCTGCAGGAGGGCTCCGCGGAGGTTGCCCGACGAGCCGCGGAACAGGCCCGGGACCTCGGACTGGACCCGGTCCAGGTGGTCACCGTGACGGTCCCCGACACGGGTGACGGTCCGGAGGCGTCCGCCCGGATCGTGCGGCACGCGGCCCTGGAGGCGGCCGCCCGCGACGCCGGAGCCCAGGCGGTCCTGCTCGGCCACACCCTGGACGACCAGGCCGAACAGGTCCTCCTCGCCCTCGCCCGCGGTTCCGGGACTCGCGCGCTGTCAGGCATCCCCCGCCGGCGGGACTTCCCTGACGGTGCTTACCTGAGGCCGTTCCTGGACCTGCGCCGTGAGGACACGGAAGCCGTGTGTGAGGCGGAGGGGCTGGAGCCCTGGCAGGACCCGAGCAACGCCGATCCCGCCTTCGCCCGGTCCCGCGTGCGGACCGTGGTGATGCCGTTCCTGGAACAGCAGCTCGGCCCCGGTGTCGCCGCCTCGTTGCACCGCTCGGCTCACATCCTCGCGGCCGACGCCGCCTTCCTGGACGCCGAGTCCGAACGGCACTTCGCCGCACTCGCCGTGACCCGTGAGGACGGCGTCATCGAGCTTCCCGAGCAGGGGCTCCGTGACCTTCCGGAGGCGCTGCGTGTGAGAGTCGTCGCACTCGCGGTGACCGCGCTGGGCGGCTCGCCGAGCTACGAGAGGCTCCAGGCCGCCGTCGCGCTCCTGAAACGGCAGGGGAGTGCGGGTCCTGTCCAGTTGCCGGGCAAGGTGAGCGTGCATCGCCTGCCGAGGCCCAAAGGGGCGCGCAGGGGCAGCGGGGAGTATGGGAAACTGGTGCTCAGGAGTACCGGGGGTCGCGCGGCAGACGCGGGACTGACAGGCCAAGGCTAG
- a CDS encoding inorganic diphosphatase encodes MKHDVTIEIPRGSRVKYEVDHETGRVRLDRVLFTSMQYPTHYGFFDDTLGEDGDPLDALVFYPDVDLFPGIVMEARPIAIFNMEDEAGGDAKVVCVPADKRFDHLQEIGDLDEFLIKEIEHFFTRYKDLEPGKWVKAAGWSDRAAAEAELQASIERFQAQGH; translated from the coding sequence ATGAAGCACGACGTCACGATCGAGATCCCGCGCGGCTCCCGCGTCAAGTACGAAGTGGACCACGAGACCGGCCGCGTCCGCCTGGACCGCGTCCTCTTCACCTCGATGCAGTACCCCACCCACTACGGTTTCTTCGACGACACCCTGGGTGAGGACGGCGACCCGCTGGACGCCCTGGTGTTCTACCCGGATGTGGACCTGTTCCCCGGCATCGTCATGGAAGCCCGCCCGATCGCCATCTTCAACATGGAGGACGAGGCCGGCGGCGACGCCAAGGTCGTCTGCGTGCCGGCCGACAAGCGCTTCGACCACCTGCAGGAGATCGGCGATCTGGACGAATTCCTGATCAAGGAGATCGAGCACTTCTTCACCCGTTACAAGGACCTCGAGCCGGGCAAGTGGGTCAAGGCCGCCGGCTGGTCGGACCGCGCCGCCGCCGAGGCCGAGCTCCAGGCCTCCATCGAGCGTTTCCAGGCCCAGGGCCACTGA
- a CDS encoding zinc-dependent metalloprotease, with product MSSQSTPALIDWNLAAATAARLAPAGPRLRPAEIAAAVQDIRAKADASVEHVHRITGLEAARDLRDSQVLVVDRAGWAKANTQGFAAMMTPALHAFRERLAKDMTSGSAKVGGAITGAQMGSVLAFLSSKVLGQYEPFSAHLNQGEGQAGRLLLVAPNIVEIERQLGVDPDDFRLWVCLHEQTHRVQFAAAPWLAGFMMEQIGQLSGSLVDNAGSFLERASRAVVSLKEERQDPDAPKGSITDLLQGPEEKAIMSRLTGIMSLLEGHANVVMDAVDADVVPSVRTIRQRFSARGKDRGVVEKFFRRLLGLDAKMRQYTDGARFVRAVVDSVGMEGFNKVWERPENLPTEAEIHDADTWLVRMGLAGGV from the coding sequence ATGAGCTCTCAGTCCACACCAGCACTCATCGACTGGAATCTGGCCGCGGCCACCGCGGCACGGCTCGCCCCGGCGGGACCCCGATTGCGCCCGGCAGAGATCGCGGCCGCGGTGCAGGACATCCGGGCCAAGGCTGACGCCTCGGTGGAGCATGTGCACCGGATCACCGGCCTGGAAGCCGCCCGTGACCTGCGGGACTCCCAGGTCCTCGTGGTGGACCGGGCCGGCTGGGCGAAGGCGAACACCCAGGGTTTCGCTGCCATGATGACGCCCGCCCTCCACGCCTTCCGGGAACGCCTGGCCAAGGACATGACCTCGGGCAGCGCCAAGGTGGGCGGGGCGATCACCGGCGCGCAGATGGGCTCGGTGCTGGCCTTCCTCTCCAGCAAGGTGCTCGGCCAGTACGAGCCGTTCTCCGCCCACCTGAACCAGGGCGAGGGCCAGGCGGGGCGTCTTCTCCTGGTCGCTCCGAACATCGTGGAGATCGAGCGGCAGCTCGGCGTGGACCCGGACGACTTCCGGCTCTGGGTCTGCCTGCACGAACAGACCCACCGCGTGCAGTTCGCCGCGGCCCCCTGGCTCGCCGGCTTCATGATGGAGCAGATCGGGCAGCTGAGCGGCTCCCTGGTGGACAACGCCGGCTCCTTCCTCGAACGGGCCTCCCGCGCCGTCGTGTCCCTGAAGGAGGAACGCCAGGACCCGGACGCTCCCAAGGGTTCCATCACGGATCTGCTGCAGGGCCCGGAGGAGAAGGCGATCATGTCGCGGCTCACCGGCATCATGAGCCTGCTCGAAGGGCACGCGAACGTGGTCATGGACGCGGTGGACGCCGACGTCGTGCCCAGTGTCCGCACCATCCGGCAGCGGTTCAGCGCGCGCGGCAAGGACCGCGGCGTGGTGGAGAAGTTCTTCCGGCGCCTGCTCGGGCTGGACGCCAAGATGCGGCAGTACACGGACGGCGCGCGCTTCGTCCGCGCCGTGGTGGACAGCGTCGGGATGGAGGGCTTCAACAAGGTCTGGGAACGTCCCGAGAACCTCCCCACCGAGGCCGAGATCCACGACGCCGACACCTGGCTCGTGCGTATGGGGCTCGCCGGCGGTGTCTGA
- the folE gene encoding GTP cyclohydrolase I FolE, producing MTHIDDDVPSTASGAASADSPMDLPRIEAAVREILIAVGEDPDRSGLADTPARVARAYAEMFSGIHQDPGSVLQTMFDMDHEELVLVKDIPFYSTCEHHLVPFHGVAHVGYIPSHDGMVTGLSKLARLVDIIARRPQVQERLTTQIVEALVTHLKPRGAIAVVECEHMCMSMRGIRKPGAKTVTSAVRGQLHDPATRAEAMSLILGR from the coding sequence GTGACTCACATCGACGACGACGTCCCCAGCACTGCCTCGGGCGCCGCCTCAGCGGACAGCCCCATGGACCTGCCGCGCATCGAGGCGGCGGTCCGGGAGATCCTGATCGCCGTGGGGGAGGACCCGGACCGCTCCGGCCTGGCCGACACCCCCGCCCGGGTGGCGCGTGCCTACGCCGAGATGTTCTCGGGCATCCACCAGGACCCGGGATCGGTCCTCCAGACCATGTTCGACATGGACCACGAGGAACTCGTGCTGGTCAAGGACATCCCGTTCTACTCGACCTGTGAGCACCACCTGGTCCCGTTCCACGGCGTCGCGCATGTGGGGTACATCCCCTCGCACGACGGCATGGTGACGGGGCTGAGCAAGCTGGCGCGCCTCGTGGACATCATCGCCCGCAGGCCGCAGGTGCAGGAACGGCTCACCACGCAGATCGTGGAAGCCCTCGTGACCCACCTCAAGCCGCGCGGCGCCATCGCCGTCGTGGAATGCGAACACATGTGCATGTCGATGCGGGGCATCCGCAAGCCCGGCGCCAAGACCGTCACCAGCGCGGTCCGCGGGCAGCTGCACGACCCAGCCACACGAGCTGAAGCCATGAGCCTGATACTCGGAAGGTAA
- a CDS encoding glycoside hydrolase family 32 protein, with translation MPHNPCASLDTLDLTRVRPETPDRRPVLHYTAEKTWLNDPNGLIFHHGLYHLYYQNNPFGNVWGNMSWGHATSVDLVHWEEHDVAIPCEDGEAIFSGSAVFDARNTSGLGTAERPPLVAIYTSAYEAPHPLAGRQAQSLAYSLDGGFTWIKFAGNPVLDRASSDFRDPKVIRCQDPAGDFWLLVAVEALERKVVLYRSDNLRDWEFLSDFGPANAIGGVWECPDLFPLPDPERPGREKWVLLVNLNPGGVAGGSGGQYFVGDFDGVRFTPDPGSLLAAGPVDADGPASDASPARLLADCLWLDHGRDCYATVSFDSAPGEGRVLIGWMSNWDYAVQTPTDPWRSGMTLARRATLVSTPDGLRLAQRPVLPEPGAGRRVQEARDVALEPGEPFALADFPDDAAQRIRLAVRPGTAPLTLRLFDDGERAAVVRYSPEDGVLSLDRRNSGDVAFHEKFASVERVPVALRDGVLRLDLILDRCSVEIFAQDGLVALTDLVFRESDQVGASLVGGAGAVLESLEVDRLS, from the coding sequence ATGCCCCACAACCCTTGCGCCTCTCTCGACACCCTGGACCTAACACGTGTGAGGCCGGAGACTCCCGACCGCCGTCCCGTCCTGCACTACACGGCGGAGAAGACCTGGCTCAACGACCCCAACGGCCTGATCTTCCACCATGGGCTCTACCACCTCTACTACCAGAACAACCCGTTCGGGAACGTCTGGGGCAACATGTCCTGGGGCCACGCCACGTCCGTCGATCTGGTGCACTGGGAGGAGCACGACGTCGCCATTCCGTGCGAGGACGGGGAGGCCATCTTCTCCGGCAGCGCCGTGTTCGACGCGCGGAACACGAGCGGCCTCGGCACCGCTGAGCGACCGCCCCTGGTCGCGATCTACACGAGCGCCTACGAGGCGCCCCACCCGCTGGCCGGGCGGCAGGCGCAGTCGTTGGCCTACAGCCTCGACGGCGGCTTCACCTGGATCAAGTTCGCCGGCAACCCCGTACTGGACCGGGCTTCCAGCGACTTCCGGGACCCCAAGGTCATCCGCTGCCAGGATCCCGCCGGTGACTTCTGGCTCCTCGTGGCCGTCGAGGCGCTCGAGAGGAAAGTGGTCCTCTATCGTTCGGACAACCTGCGGGACTGGGAGTTCCTGAGCGACTTCGGCCCGGCCAACGCCATCGGCGGCGTCTGGGAGTGCCCCGACCTCTTCCCGCTGCCGGATCCCGAGCGGCCGGGCCGGGAGAAGTGGGTCCTCCTCGTGAACCTGAACCCCGGTGGCGTGGCGGGAGGCTCCGGCGGCCAGTACTTCGTGGGCGACTTCGACGGCGTGCGTTTCACCCCGGATCCCGGCTCGCTCCTGGCCGCGGGCCCTGTGGATGCGGACGGCCCCGCCTCGGACGCGTCCCCGGCGCGACTCCTCGCGGACTGCCTCTGGCTGGACCACGGTCGCGACTGCTACGCGACCGTCTCCTTCGACAGCGCTCCCGGTGAGGGCCGTGTGCTGATCGGGTGGATGAGCAACTGGGACTACGCCGTCCAGACGCCCACGGACCCGTGGCGCTCCGGAATGACGCTCGCCCGGCGGGCCACCCTGGTGTCCACGCCGGACGGCCTGCGGCTCGCTCAGCGGCCGGTCCTTCCCGAGCCCGGTGCGGGGCGGCGTGTTCAGGAGGCCCGCGACGTCGCTCTCGAACCGGGCGAACCCTTCGCGTTGGCGGACTTCCCCGACGACGCGGCGCAGCGCATCCGCCTGGCGGTCCGGCCGGGCACCGCCCCGCTCACCCTCCGGCTGTTCGACGACGGCGAGCGGGCCGCCGTCGTCCGCTACTCGCCGGAGGACGGGGTGCTGAGCCTGGACCGCCGGAACAGCGGCGACGTCGCCTTCCACGAGAAGTTCGCGTCGGTGGAACGGGTACCCGTTGCGCTGCGCGACGGGGTTCTGCGGCTCGACCTCATCCTGGACCGCTGCTCGGTGGAGATCTTCGCCCAGGACGGCCTCGTGGCCCTGACGGATCTGGTGTTCCGCGAGTCCGACCAGGTCGGCGCCTCGCTCGTGGGCGGCGCGGGCGCGGTCCTGGAGTCGCTGGAGGTCGACCGCCTGAGCTGA
- the hpt gene encoding hypoxanthine phosphoribosyltransferase: MDSQDVQADLKEILLTKEEIQQRITELAAQIDKDYEGRDLLIVGVLKGAVMVMADLARALHSHVTMDWMAVSSYGSGTQSSGVVRIIKDLETDLLGKHVLIVEDIIDSGLTLSWLKANLESRGPASVEICTMLRKPDAAKVEIDVKYVGKDIPNEFVVGYGLDYAEKYRNLDFVGSLAPHVYE, translated from the coding sequence GTGGATTCGCAGGACGTCCAGGCAGATCTCAAGGAAATTCTTCTGACCAAGGAGGAGATCCAGCAGCGCATCACGGAACTCGCCGCTCAGATCGACAAGGATTACGAAGGCCGCGATCTGCTGATCGTGGGCGTGCTGAAGGGCGCCGTCATGGTCATGGCGGACCTGGCGAGGGCACTGCACAGCCACGTGACCATGGACTGGATGGCCGTGTCGTCCTACGGCTCCGGCACACAGTCCTCCGGCGTCGTCCGCATCATCAAGGACCTCGAGACGGACCTGCTGGGCAAGCACGTCCTGATCGTCGAGGACATCATCGACTCCGGTCTGACCCTCTCCTGGCTCAAGGCCAACCTGGAATCCCGCGGCCCCGCGAGCGTGGAGATCTGCACCATGCTGCGTAAGCCGGATGCCGCCAAGGTCGAGATCGACGTCAAGTACGTCGGCAAGGACATCCCCAACGAGTTCGTGGTGGGCTACGGCCTCGACTACGCCGAGAAGTACCGCAACCTGGACTTCGTGGGCAGCCTGGCCCCGCACGTCTACGAGTAG